The following are encoded in a window of Flavobacterium psychrotrophum genomic DNA:
- a CDS encoding LacI family DNA-binding transcriptional regulator has translation MKKVSIKDVALKAGVSIASVSYVLNNKIDSRIGKDTIEKVRNAAEELNYRPNNVAKSLKTSRTYIIGLIVADIANPYFSQIARIIENEANKKGYTLIIGSSDENKEKFESLINMFCDRQADGLIIAPVENTEASLQKLQKQNMPFVFIDRYLPEVLADSVQINNYDISYSVTEHLIAAGRKNIVLVAYDTKLHHLQQRAQGFTDAVTKHNLQLCDHSVLNIDKDAIDEDISKGFDYLFGGEITPDAIFFTSNKLAVSGLKKLMKLGVKIPENVAVVAFDETEAYELFSVPLSYVRQPLSGIGTTAMEILHEKIVDITLPVKNITLNAELHIGQSSEFEIY, from the coding sequence GTGAAAAAAGTTTCTATAAAAGATGTGGCATTAAAAGCAGGTGTATCTATCGCCTCGGTATCTTATGTACTTAACAATAAGATAGACAGCCGCATTGGAAAAGACACTATAGAAAAAGTAAGAAACGCAGCCGAAGAACTTAACTACCGTCCAAATAATGTTGCGAAAAGCTTAAAAACCTCACGCACCTATATTATAGGTCTTATTGTGGCAGATATTGCCAACCCATATTTCTCGCAAATAGCACGCATTATAGAAAATGAAGCCAATAAAAAAGGCTACACACTTATTATAGGCAGCAGCGATGAGAATAAGGAGAAGTTTGAAAGCCTAATCAATATGTTTTGCGACCGCCAGGCAGATGGTTTGATTATAGCTCCGGTAGAAAATACCGAAGCAAGCCTGCAAAAACTCCAAAAGCAAAATATGCCGTTTGTCTTTATCGACCGTTATCTTCCGGAGGTGTTGGCAGACAGTGTGCAGATCAATAATTACGATATCAGTTACAGCGTTACAGAACATTTGATTGCCGCAGGGCGAAAAAATATTGTGCTTGTAGCTTATGATACAAAGCTCCATCACCTGCAGCAAAGGGCCCAGGGCTTTACAGATGCCGTAACAAAACATAACCTGCAGTTGTGCGATCATTCGGTGCTTAATATCGACAAAGATGCTATAGATGAAGATATAAGCAAAGGATTTGATTACTTATTCGGTGGTGAAATCACTCCGGATGCTATTTTCTTTACAAGTAATAAACTGGCTGTCTCAGGGTTAAAAAAACTTATGAAACTTGGTGTCAAAATTCCTGAGAATGTTGCGGTTGTGGCATTTGATGAAACAGAGGCTTACGAGCTTTTTAGTGTCCCTTTATCTTATGTAAGGCAGCCTCTTTCAGGAATAGGCACCACAGCGATGGAAATATTACACGAAAAAATAGTTGATATAACATTACCCGTAAAAAATATTACCCTGAATGCCGAGCTACATATAGGGCAGTCATCTGAATTTGAAATTTACTAA
- a CDS encoding glycoside hydrolase family 127 protein: MNKKVILFLLYGCLSYAQKTTHVDYFPLSTVELSDSPFRQAMLTDKEYLLEMDTDRLLAPYLKEAGLSPKAENYPNWENTGLDGHIGGHYLSALALMYASTGDKAMLDRVEYMVNELERCQKAAGNGYISGVPNGKAIWKEISEGNIRAHSFGLNDRWVPLYNIHKIYGGLRDAYLYAHSEKAKQMLVKLCDWMITEVSGLKDAQIQEMLISEHGGLNEVFADVYELTGDKKYLELGKKFSHMAILNPLIKHEDKLTGIHANMQIPKVIGYQRIAALDNNAAWNDAANFFWHNVTEKRSVSIGGNSISEHFNPVDDFSNMVKSVEGPETCNTYNMLKLTKDLYAGAPQASYIDYYERALYNHILSTQHSSKGGFVYFTPMRPGHYRVYSQPQTSFWCCVGSGMENHGKYGEMIYAHTNDAVYVNLFIPSKVTWQDKKVVLVQENNFPEVPETRITVNPARKTQFALKLRCPEWTDKAKVKILLNGKEYATDADASGYFTINRKWKKGDVVVLKLPMHIAAEQLPDKSDYYAFTYGPVVLAASFGTDNQDGLFADDSRGGHIAHGPQIPLNTMPVLLGNASTVTGHVVPVDNAPLNFKLGELYPQQKYGNGFTLVPFYKIQGERYIVYWPQADADKVVALQQQTADNEEKERKLNEITIDKITLGEQQPEADHFIVTSDAYTGYMEDRHFRDARGWFSYRMANKTKKAEYLYLTYFDADANRNLTLEVNGVKVKSQVFEGKSGVSPQYMLLPIPQSEKAKETLTVKFSTSENSITPKIIEVRLLSKKPDGQ; encoded by the coding sequence ATGAACAAAAAAGTAATTCTCTTTTTACTATACGGCTGCCTTTCATATGCACAAAAAACAACGCATGTTGATTATTTTCCACTTAGTACTGTCGAATTATCAGATAGCCCATTCAGGCAGGCTATGCTTACCGACAAGGAGTACCTTCTGGAAATGGATACAGACAGGCTGCTTGCACCTTATCTTAAAGAGGCAGGATTGTCGCCTAAGGCAGAAAATTATCCTAACTGGGAAAATACCGGGCTCGACGGACACATAGGCGGGCATTATCTTTCGGCACTTGCTTTAATGTATGCATCTACCGGAGATAAGGCAATGCTTGACAGAGTAGAATATATGGTTAATGAACTGGAACGTTGCCAAAAGGCAGCCGGTAATGGCTATATATCAGGTGTACCAAACGGTAAAGCAATATGGAAAGAAATATCTGAAGGCAATATACGGGCACACAGCTTTGGGTTAAACGATCGCTGGGTACCGTTATACAATATACATAAAATATATGGCGGCCTGCGAGATGCTTACCTGTATGCCCACAGTGAAAAAGCAAAACAAATGCTTGTAAAGTTGTGTGACTGGATGATAACTGAAGTTTCGGGACTTAAAGATGCCCAGATACAGGAAATGCTGATAAGTGAGCATGGCGGACTTAATGAGGTTTTTGCCGATGTTTACGAACTTACAGGCGACAAGAAGTACTTAGAGCTGGGTAAGAAATTTTCGCATATGGCAATACTCAATCCGCTTATAAAACATGAAGATAAACTTACGGGTATACATGCTAATATGCAGATACCTAAGGTTATTGGCTATCAGCGTATAGCAGCGCTGGATAACAATGCGGCGTGGAATGATGCAGCCAACTTCTTTTGGCATAATGTTACAGAAAAAAGATCAGTATCCATAGGAGGGAACAGCATAAGTGAGCACTTTAACCCGGTTGACGATTTTAGCAATATGGTAAAAAGTGTAGAAGGACCCGAAACCTGTAATACCTATAATATGCTTAAGCTTACAAAAGATTTGTATGCAGGTGCGCCACAAGCATCTTATATAGATTATTATGAGCGCGCACTTTATAACCATATACTCTCTACACAGCATAGCAGCAAAGGGGGCTTTGTATATTTTACACCCATGCGCCCCGGGCATTACAGGGTATATTCGCAGCCACAAACCAGTTTTTGGTGCTGTGTAGGTTCTGGTATGGAGAACCATGGTAAGTATGGCGAAATGATCTATGCACATACTAATGATGCCGTGTATGTAAACCTCTTTATACCTTCTAAAGTTACCTGGCAGGATAAAAAAGTGGTTTTGGTACAGGAAAATAATTTTCCGGAAGTACCGGAAACCAGGATTACTGTAAATCCTGCCCGTAAAACCCAGTTTGCCTTAAAGCTACGCTGCCCGGAATGGACTGATAAGGCTAAAGTAAAAATACTGCTTAACGGCAAAGAATATGCTACCGATGCCGATGCTTCGGGTTATTTTACAATCAATAGAAAATGGAAAAAAGGCGATGTAGTGGTATTAAAACTACCCATGCACATAGCTGCAGAGCAACTGCCTGATAAGTCAGATTATTATGCTTTTACATATGGCCCTGTGGTACTTGCGGCAAGCTTTGGTACTGATAACCAGGATGGCCTTTTTGCCGATGACAGCCGTGGCGGACACATAGCCCATGGCCCACAAATACCGCTTAATACAATGCCTGTACTGTTAGGTAATGCGTCAACTGTAACGGGGCATGTAGTTCCGGTAGATAATGCACCGCTAAACTTCAAGTTGGGCGAATTATACCCACAGCAAAAGTATGGTAACGGGTTTACTCTTGTGCCCTTCTACAAAATACAGGGAGAACGTTACATAGTTTACTGGCCACAGGCAGATGCCGATAAGGTAGTTGCCCTGCAACAGCAAACGGCAGATAATGAGGAGAAAGAGCGTAAGCTTAATGAAATTACGATTGATAAAATTACGCTTGGCGAACAGCAGCCGGAAGCTGACCATTTTATAGTTACAAGCGATGCCTATACCGGATATATGGAAGACCGCCATTTTAGGGATGCCCGTGGCTGGTTTAGCTACCGTATGGCAAATAAAACTAAAAAGGCAGAATACCTATATCTGACCTATTTTGATGCCGATGCTAATCGTAACCTTACGCTTGAGGTTAATGGTGTAAAAGTCAAATCTCAGGTTTTTGAGGGTAAATCGGGTGTTTCGCCACAATATATGCTATTACCGATACCGCAAAGCGAGAAGGCAAAGGAAACGCTGACAGTGAAGTTTTCTACATCTGAAAATTCGATTACCCCAAAAATTATTGAGGTACGCTTATTAAGCAAAAAGCCTGATGGGCAATAA
- a CDS encoding SusC/RagA family TonB-linked outer membrane protein, with protein sequence MNKFYFNRQAMTKRTAALLLGMMLGMGYTAHANESYSSYTHYQEPVKGKITDKEGMPLPGATVLIKGTQTAVSTDLDGNFVIDAPADAILIISYVGFTTQEVAVAGNTTINTTLEDATNALDEVVVIGYQTQRAGDVTSAVSSVKRDKFTQGQVRDAGQLVAGKVAGLRVTNSNGDPNGTTGINIRGLSTLSGANSAPLVLIDGVPGWINTVAPEDIESIDVLKDGSAAAIYGVRGTNGVVLITTKKAKGGAQINSVEYSGYVSTAQISRKLDFLNAQQFRELYPESDHGANVDWLKEISTTPVIHVHNLTLQGGTNQTNYIANINYNSQEGVFRESNNKTFRGRIEINHKMFDDKLKIRFSILGRESYTDGNFGNWVYYSALRRNPTDPVKNADGSWYENKQKLGYENPLALLYEADGNTKTTEMRYASTLTYNPIKDLTLSGNFSYRRQPSTNGNQTSLNHIANVRDNAGVTASVGGYTDTEKMMEFTGTYNKTIGKNKFTLLGGYSYIENGSESWNMWNKNLQDDIFSGWHNIGTGTGLQEGFATMGSGKWKTNLISFFTRATYAFDDKYLLMASVRHEGASQLWGTDNAWGTFPAASVGWRISNENFMKNQKIFDDLKLRVGYGVTGNQPSASFLGVGMLTYGDYAYVNGQWIRTIMPASNPNPDLKWEEKRETNIGLDFSSLGGRISGSIDAYSREIVGLLYNYKVATPPNLFDHTMANGGNMVNKGIEVLINATPVQTEDFTWETSVTYSVNDNKLKSLNGSVFKTDNDYFDTGWVVYEGQGTSSHRVQVGQSIGNFYGFKVVDVDANGKWIYENRDGERVPYDEFTHAPEDRHYLGNGIPKWYAGFNNTFRYKGFDFTVNMRGAFNYQILNEARMNFEGTQNGYRDNRLTSVNDKIFGKTTLSPLVQAEYNSYYIEDGDYWKVDNITLGYTFNKFEKSVFKDIRLYGSVNNAFIITGYKGIDPEVPTGGLDAGVDRREKFPTTRTFAFGVTARF encoded by the coding sequence ATGAACAAATTCTACTTTAACCGTCAGGCCATGACAAAGCGAACTGCCGCTTTACTACTGGGCATGATGCTGGGCATGGGCTATACTGCACATGCTAATGAAAGTTACAGCTCCTACACGCATTATCAGGAGCCTGTAAAAGGAAAAATTACAGATAAAGAAGGTATGCCGCTGCCAGGTGCTACGGTACTTATTAAAGGCACACAAACAGCTGTGAGTACCGACCTTGACGGTAATTTTGTAATTGATGCACCTGCCGATGCCATACTGATTATTTCTTATGTAGGTTTTACAACCCAGGAAGTAGCTGTAGCCGGTAACACAACTATTAATACTACGCTTGAAGATGCTACAAACGCCCTGGATGAAGTAGTAGTTATAGGCTACCAAACCCAGCGGGCCGGTGATGTTACCAGTGCGGTTTCGAGCGTTAAAAGAGATAAATTTACCCAGGGGCAGGTAAGAGATGCCGGGCAACTGGTAGCCGGCAAGGTAGCCGGACTGCGCGTAACAAACTCTAACGGAGATCCTAATGGCACAACCGGCATTAACATAAGGGGGCTTAGCACACTATCTGGTGCTAACAGTGCACCATTAGTATTAATAGATGGTGTACCCGGCTGGATAAATACTGTAGCCCCGGAAGACATTGAAAGTATAGATGTACTAAAAGACGGTTCTGCCGCAGCCATATACGGTGTACGTGGTACTAATGGTGTAGTACTTATTACAACTAAAAAGGCTAAAGGGGGTGCACAAATTAATAGCGTAGAGTACTCTGGTTATGTAAGTACTGCACAAATATCAAGAAAACTCGATTTTTTAAATGCTCAACAATTTCGTGAATTATACCCTGAATCAGACCATGGGGCTAATGTAGACTGGCTGAAAGAAATAAGTACTACACCGGTTATACACGTTCATAACCTTACCCTTCAGGGTGGTACTAATCAAACTAATTATATAGCTAATATTAACTACAACAGCCAGGAAGGGGTATTTAGAGAGTCTAACAATAAAACATTTAGGGGGCGTATAGAAATAAACCACAAGATGTTTGACGACAAACTTAAAATTCGTTTCTCTATACTTGGACGGGAAAGCTATACCGATGGCAATTTTGGCAACTGGGTATATTATTCTGCCCTGAGGCGTAACCCTACTGATCCTGTTAAGAATGCAGATGGATCATGGTATGAAAACAAACAAAAACTCGGTTATGAAAATCCGCTTGCACTACTATATGAGGCAGATGGTAATACTAAAACTACCGAGATGCGCTATGCAAGTACACTAACCTACAATCCTATAAAAGACCTTACACTTTCAGGAAATTTCTCTTACAGAAGGCAACCCAGCACAAACGGAAACCAGACATCGTTAAACCACATTGCAAACGTGCGCGACAATGCCGGAGTTACAGCATCTGTAGGCGGATATACCGACACAGAAAAGATGATGGAATTTACAGGTACTTATAATAAGACGATTGGCAAAAATAAATTTACCCTGCTGGGAGGTTACAGCTACATTGAAAATGGTAGTGAATCATGGAATATGTGGAACAAGAACCTTCAGGACGATATTTTTAGTGGATGGCACAATATAGGTACAGGTACAGGCCTACAGGAAGGTTTTGCAACCATGGGTTCTGGTAAATGGAAAACAAACCTGATAAGTTTTTTTACAAGGGCTACCTATGCCTTTGATGATAAATACCTGCTTATGGCCAGTGTAAGGCACGAAGGTGCCAGCCAGCTTTGGGGTACAGATAATGCCTGGGGTACCTTCCCGGCTGCTTCTGTAGGCTGGAGGATAAGCAACGAAAACTTTATGAAAAACCAAAAAATATTTGACGACCTTAAATTACGTGTAGGCTATGGTGTAACGGGTAACCAGCCATCGGCATCATTTCTTGGGGTAGGTATGCTTACCTACGGTGATTATGCATATGTAAACGGGCAATGGATACGTACTATAATGCCGGCATCAAACCCAAACCCTGACCTGAAATGGGAGGAAAAAAGAGAAACAAACATAGGTTTGGATTTCAGTTCTCTTGGCGGCCGTATATCCGGTTCAATCGATGCATATAGCAGAGAAATTGTAGGTTTATTATACAATTATAAGGTAGCAACACCTCCAAATTTATTTGACCACACTATGGCAAATGGTGGTAATATGGTTAACAAAGGTATTGAGGTACTTATAAATGCCACCCCGGTACAAACAGAAGATTTTACATGGGAAACATCTGTAACATACTCTGTTAACGACAATAAGCTAAAAAGCCTTAACGGCAGTGTATTTAAAACAGACAACGATTATTTTGATACCGGCTGGGTTGTTTATGAGGGTCAGGGTACAAGCTCGCACAGGGTACAGGTAGGCCAGTCTATAGGCAATTTCTATGGTTTTAAAGTTGTAGATGTTGATGCTAATGGAAAATGGATCTACGAAAACAGAGATGGCGAAAGGGTACCATATGATGAATTTACCCATGCACCGGAAGACAGGCACTACCTGGGTAATGGTATACCAAAATGGTATGCCGGCTTTAATAATACTTTTAGATATAAAGGCTTTGACTTTACCGTTAATATGCGTGGTGCATTTAACTACCAGATACTTAATGAAGCCCGTATGAACTTTGAAGGTACGCAAAACGGATATCGCGATAACCGCCTAACATCTGTAAATGATAAAATATTTGGCAAAACCACTCTAAGCCCGTTAGTGCAGGCAGAGTATAACAGCTATTATATTGAAGATGGCGACTACTGGAAAGTAGACAACATAACACTAGGATACACATTTAACAAATTTGAAAAAAGTGTATTTAAAGACATCAGGCTGTATGGCTCTGTTAACAATGCCTTTATCATTACAGGTTACAAGGGTATAGATCCTGAAGTGCCTACCGGCGGACTGGACGCGGGAGTTGACAGGAGAGAAAAATTCCCAACAACACGCACTTTTGCCTTTGGCGTAACCGCAAGATTTTAA
- a CDS encoding RagB/SusD family nutrient uptake outer membrane protein yields the protein MKTNKLLLAGVMACLLGTTSCTELIDESYGSVVSENYQPKSELEISALVNAAYIPWRKTMLLWNGVVRTQELSADQDVIPARIGIGWIDGYVYKRWHQHTWTTNDDSMWQPWSRTYEGINTTNRIITQIEEGSITLPTEEQKTALLAELHVLRASYYYILIDLFGNVPLVTDFRDTTPPNTATRAEVFDFIIKDINDNMESLSDESRGYYYGRMNKWVAHTLLAKMYLNAEVWRGQAMWQKCIDECDIVMGSGNYVLEPNQKNIFITENQNSKEIIFALPMDEKYVTDWNAFDFHMQTLAQESQETYSMVFAPWGGVCAIPQFIESFNPADKRLQQNYIQGPQFARNGDPLTINYTNSVPSIDESDKDDGYRWGKFEIKIGAQNRLGNDFPVLRYADVLLMKAEALMRSGQAGAGALVTQVRMRAFDDASLATVTDAQLSAGSTYDYGRRDTNSETHEGGADIQYGRFLDELGWEFCQEGRRRQDLIRFNVFTTKSWFSHDPSNANKNLYPIPLQATQTNSNLVQNPGYGG from the coding sequence ATGAAAACAAATAAATTATTATTAGCCGGTGTTATGGCATGTTTGCTGGGCACCACATCATGCACAGAACTGATTGATGAAAGTTATGGTAGCGTGGTATCTGAAAATTATCAACCAAAATCTGAACTCGAAATAAGTGCGCTTGTTAACGCTGCATATATACCGTGGCGCAAAACAATGTTGCTGTGGAACGGCGTAGTACGCACACAAGAACTTTCTGCCGATCAGGATGTTATACCTGCACGTATAGGTATTGGATGGATAGACGGATATGTTTATAAAAGGTGGCACCAGCACACCTGGACCACTAATGATGATAGTATGTGGCAGCCCTGGAGCCGTACCTACGAAGGTATAAATACTACAAACAGGATTATTACCCAAATTGAGGAAGGCAGTATAACCCTGCCAACAGAAGAACAAAAAACAGCCTTGCTCGCAGAATTACATGTACTTAGGGCATCGTACTATTACATTCTTATCGACCTTTTTGGTAATGTACCTCTTGTAACCGATTTTAGAGATACTACACCGCCTAATACTGCTACCAGGGCAGAGGTTTTTGACTTTATTATAAAGGATATTAATGATAATATGGAATCGTTATCAGACGAATCGCGTGGTTACTATTATGGCCGGATGAACAAATGGGTAGCCCATACCCTGCTTGCAAAAATGTACCTGAATGCAGAAGTATGGCGTGGACAGGCCATGTGGCAAAAGTGTATTGATGAATGCGATATTGTAATGGGATCTGGCAATTATGTTCTTGAGCCAAACCAAAAGAATATTTTTATTACAGAAAATCAAAATTCGAAAGAAATAATATTTGCATTGCCTATGGATGAGAAATATGTGACAGACTGGAATGCATTTGACTTTCATATGCAAACACTGGCGCAGGAAAGCCAGGAAACTTATAGTATGGTTTTTGCGCCATGGGGCGGCGTTTGTGCAATTCCGCAGTTTATAGAATCGTTTAATCCTGCAGATAAGCGCCTTCAGCAAAACTATATACAAGGCCCACAATTTGCCCGTAACGGCGACCCGCTAACAATTAACTACACTAATTCGGTTCCGTCAATAGACGAATCTGATAAAGATGATGGCTACCGCTGGGGCAAGTTTGAAATAAAAATTGGCGCACAAAACCGCCTGGGTAATGACTTCCCTGTATTACGCTATGCAGATGTATTGCTTATGAAAGCCGAAGCGCTTATGCGTTCTGGCCAGGCGGGTGCAGGTGCACTGGTTACACAGGTGCGTATGAGGGCTTTTGACGATGCATCATTAGCTACTGTTACAGATGCACAATTAAGTGCAGGCAGTACCTACGACTACGGCCGCAGGGATACCAACTCAGAAACCCATGAAGGTGGCGCAGATATACAATACGGGCGCTTTCTTGATGAGCTGGGTTGGGAATTTTGCCAAGAAGGGCGCCGTCGCCAGGATTTGATACGATTTAATGTATTTACTACTAAATCATGGTTTTCGCATGATCCTTCTAATGCTAATAAAAACCTGTATCCAATACCGCTACAGGCAACTCAAACAAATAGTAACCTTGTACAAAATCCGGGTTACGGTGGATAA
- a CDS encoding glycoside hydrolase family 43 protein, producing the protein MKKNILNNYKPVKNTIIALALLSFSVVFSQKTKVSSKNTALFTSFSYTGNDAVYKENPLATNEFYSSILQGCYPDPSITRKGNDYYLVNSSFAMTPGVPIFHSTDMVNWKQIGHVLDRPAQLKVEDSGISAGIYAPHIIYNKYNDTFYMITTQFSGGFGNMVVKTKDPAKGWSDPIKLQFDGIDPSLFFDDNGKAYVIHNDAPPAGAALYEGHRVIKIWEYDLAADKIVQGSDKIIVDGGTDIKQKPIWIEGPHMYKKDGKYYLMCAEGGTGGWHSEVIFKGDSPKGTFTPAPGNPILTQRYFAKDRKDKVDWAGHADLVEGPGGKYYAVFLAVRPNDKDRVNTGRETFLLPVDWSGEWPVFENGLVPLKPKLKVPVGVKNQSGTNGYMPNGNFKFTDNFKSGKLDLRWIGIRGWRESFTTLSKDGLRISAFATNIKAKTPTSTLFYRQQHASFEAVTTINYQPKSANDLAGLVCYQNEGYNYTFGITKNEKNYFIVLQRTEKGISKLVASEKISLNGNIALKVTTVGDAYTFSYATDEKTFKNLGETVSGDILSTDVAGGFTGALIGLYATSGNDIKP; encoded by the coding sequence ATGAAAAAAAACATCCTCAATAATTACAAGCCGGTCAAAAATACCATCATTGCACTGGCACTATTGTCATTCAGCGTTGTGTTTTCACAAAAAACTAAAGTCAGTTCAAAAAATACGGCACTCTTTACTTCATTTTCTTATACAGGAAATGATGCTGTCTATAAAGAAAATCCGCTTGCAACAAATGAGTTTTATTCGTCCATATTACAGGGCTGTTACCCAGACCCCAGCATTACCCGCAAAGGAAATGACTATTACTTAGTAAACTCATCTTTTGCCATGACGCCGGGTGTGCCTATCTTTCACTCTACAGATATGGTAAACTGGAAACAAATAGGCCATGTACTTGACAGGCCTGCACAATTAAAAGTAGAAGATTCCGGCATATCGGCAGGTATTTATGCGCCACACATTATATACAATAAGTACAACGATACCTTTTATATGATTACCACCCAGTTTTCGGGCGGGTTTGGTAATATGGTCGTAAAAACAAAAGATCCTGCAAAAGGCTGGAGCGACCCAATAAAACTGCAGTTTGACGGTATAGACCCATCACTGTTTTTTGATGATAATGGTAAAGCTTATGTAATACATAATGATGCTCCCCCGGCAGGCGCGGCATTATATGAAGGACACCGTGTTATTAAAATATGGGAGTATGACCTTGCTGCAGATAAAATAGTACAGGGATCTGATAAAATAATAGTAGATGGTGGCACTGATATAAAACAGAAACCAATATGGATCGAAGGGCCACACATGTATAAAAAAGACGGCAAATATTATCTTATGTGTGCCGAAGGCGGTACCGGCGGCTGGCATAGTGAAGTTATCTTTAAAGGTGATTCTCCTAAAGGTACCTTTACACCTGCCCCAGGCAACCCAATACTTACACAGCGTTATTTTGCAAAAGACCGCAAAGACAAAGTAGACTGGGCAGGCCATGCAGATCTTGTAGAAGGGCCGGGGGGTAAATATTATGCTGTTTTTCTTGCGGTGCGCCCTAATGATAAGGACAGGGTAAATACCGGGCGGGAAACTTTTTTATTGCCCGTAGACTGGAGCGGAGAATGGCCGGTTTTTGAAAACGGACTTGTACCTCTAAAACCAAAGCTTAAGGTACCTGTCGGAGTTAAAAACCAATCAGGAACAAACGGTTATATGCCAAATGGCAACTTTAAATTTACCGACAACTTTAAATCAGGCAAGCTGGATTTGAGATGGATAGGCATAAGAGGATGGCGAGAAAGTTTTACTACACTAAGCAAAGATGGTTTAAGAATAAGTGCATTTGCAACTAATATCAAAGCAAAAACTCCTACTTCTACCCTATTCTACAGGCAGCAGCATGCTTCTTTTGAAGCTGTTACAACAATAAACTACCAGCCAAAATCAGCAAATGATCTTGCAGGTTTAGTATGCTACCAAAACGAAGGGTACAACTATACCTTTGGCATCACTAAAAATGAAAAAAATTACTTTATAGTACTGCAAAGAACTGAGAAAGGAATATCAAAACTTGTAGCAAGCGAAAAGATTAGCCTCAACGGCAATATTGCCCTCAAGGTTACAACTGTAGGAGATGCTTATACCTTTAGCTATGCTACAGACGAAAAAACGTTTAAAAATTTAGGCGAAACAGTATCGGGAGATATTCTTTCTACTGATGTTGCAGGTGGGTTTACAGGTGCGCTTATAGGGTTATATGCTACATCAGGAAACGATATTAAACCATAA